One window of Catonella massiliensis genomic DNA carries:
- the trxA gene encoding thioredoxin yields the protein MVKKINEAEFAEVSKSKYAVVDFNATWCGPCKMLGPVLEEVSEELAGKADFFAVDVDENQRLAIKNKIQSIPAIVVFKDGEPVDRQIGFVPKPQLVEFINKNIG from the coding sequence ATGGTAAAGAAGATTAATGAAGCAGAATTTGCAGAGGTTAGTAAGAGTAAGTATGCAGTTGTAGATTTTAATGCTACCTGGTGTGGACCTTGCAAGATGTTAGGCCCTGTACTTGAAGAGGTATCAGAAGAACTCGCCGGTAAGGCTGATTTTTTCGCAGTTGACGTAGATGAAAACCAGAGGCTTGCAATCAAGAACAAGATTCAGAGTATACCTGCAATTGTAGTATTTAAGGATGGAGAGCCTGTTGACAGACAGATTGGTTTTGTACCAAAGCCACAGTTAGTTGAATTTATAAATAAAAACATAGGTTAA
- a CDS encoding DUF6110 family protein, giving the protein MWDKINWKKVGIFFGGFAFGTVGLKALFSKDAKKCYTHVTAAALRVKDYTLKRTETLKENCEDIYEDAKDINEDRKAAEEAVFEDTSKSYKEVESTEE; this is encoded by the coding sequence ATGTGGGATAAGATTAATTGGAAAAAAGTTGGAATATTTTTTGGAGGCTTTGCATTTGGAACAGTAGGCCTTAAGGCTCTGTTTAGCAAGGATGCTAAGAAATGCTACACACACGTAACTGCTGCGGCTCTTAGAGTTAAGGATTATACGCTTAAGCGTACCGAGACACTCAAAGAGAACTGCGAGGATATCTATGAGGATGCTAAGGATATTAACGAGGATAGAAAGGCAGCAGAAGAAGCTGTGTTTGAAGATACTTCCAAAAGTTACAAAGAAGTAGAAAGTACTGAAGAATAA
- a CDS encoding DUF3793 family protein — translation MSFDIVDIIKEMDVHSIPLQLALQCAPVISGIKISNLLTIPAKSLRELSVVLKKTELSFRILYPGRERLVILIFREAKLREYLAREEVMAFIYKRGYETSDISKIFPVFVKRYMRYMELKQDFPHELGLFLGYPIEDVEGFIKENGKNYLYSGYWKVYKDTELKIRLFKDYERVQTEIVRLLYEGLDIMDIITNYSNIDHSKEEYSKRVICA, via the coding sequence ATGAGTTTTGATATTGTTGACATCATAAAGGAGATGGATGTGCATTCGATTCCGCTTCAGCTGGCACTTCAGTGTGCTCCTGTTATTTCAGGGATTAAAATATCCAATTTACTCACAATACCGGCGAAAAGCCTCAGGGAGTTGTCGGTGGTTCTAAAGAAAACCGAGCTCTCCTTTAGAATTTTATATCCCGGCAGGGAAAGGCTTGTAATACTTATTTTCAGAGAGGCAAAGCTTAGGGAGTATCTGGCAAGAGAAGAGGTTATGGCATTCATTTACAAGCGTGGCTATGAAACCTCCGACATAAGTAAAATCTTTCCCGTGTTTGTCAAACGCTATATGAGATATATGGAGCTAAAGCAGGATTTTCCGCACGAACTGGGACTCTTCCTTGGCTATCCTATCGAGGATGTGGAGGGCTTCATAAAAGAGAACGGTAAGAACTATCTCTACAGCGGATACTGGAAGGTATATAAGGATACAGAGCTTAAGATAAGGCTCTTTAAGGATTACGAGAGGGTTCAGACAGAGATAGTGAGACTGTTATATGAGGGACTTGATATAATGGACATTATCACAAATTACAGCAACATAGATCACAGTAAAGAAGAGTATTCTAAACGTGTGATTTGTGCATAG
- a CDS encoding heavy metal translocating P-type ATPase, which produces MKFKIMSESNGRLRIQLLQRYMSYEQADTLFYYVRHLPGVTFAKVSDRTCTLTIKFIGDKWDIVDAIQKFDYERFAAPEEFIANSSRRLNAAYQDKLFIAIAKRLVTVTVTPIPVRVALTIAKSLKYIKAGIKSLVSGKIEVALLDGVAVGVSVLRRDFNTASSVMFLLGVGELLEEWTEKKTTADLAGILSLNISKVWLKKDGTELLVDYNTVKEDDEVVVHLSGVIPFDGVVVSGEAMVNQASMTGESEPVKKEEESTVFAGTVIEEGELTFRVKRTGGNSKFEKIVRMIEETEKLKSGAESSALKLADRLVPYTLAGTGLVYLLTRNVTKALSVLMVDFSCALKLAMPVSVLSAIREASENGITVKGGKFLEAVAAADTIVFDKTGTLTKAEPVVTSVISFEDRGEDELLRIAACLEEHFPHSMANAVVEAARKKGLKHKEMHSKVNYIVAHGISSSIGEKKVVIGSYHFVFEDEGVVVPAGLEEKFDNIPEDSSHLYMAIDGQLSAVICISDPVREEAREVLKKLKELGIRKVVMMTGDNERTAKAVADKIGVDRYYAEVLPEDKARFVEKEKEKGRKVIMVGDGINDSPALSAADCGIAISGGAELAREIADITIVADNLNELVKLKTLSNLLMKRINSNYRKIVGINGGLIGLGVLGVVKPATSALVHNLSTLAIGLSSTTNLME; this is translated from the coding sequence ATGAAGTTTAAGATTATGTCAGAATCAAACGGCAGGCTTAGGATACAGCTGTTACAAAGATATATGAGCTATGAACAGGCCGACACTTTGTTTTACTATGTGAGGCATCTGCCTGGAGTTACATTTGCAAAGGTATCCGATAGAACCTGCACGCTTACAATCAAATTTATTGGAGACAAATGGGATATAGTAGATGCCATACAGAAGTTTGACTATGAGAGGTTTGCTGCTCCGGAAGAATTTATAGCCAATTCCAGCAGGCGCCTTAATGCTGCCTATCAGGACAAGCTATTTATAGCTATCGCAAAAAGGCTGGTTACAGTGACTGTTACTCCTATACCGGTAAGGGTTGCGCTTACCATAGCAAAGTCACTTAAGTACATAAAAGCCGGTATAAAGAGCCTTGTGAGCGGGAAGATAGAGGTTGCTTTGCTTGACGGTGTGGCTGTAGGAGTATCGGTGCTAAGAAGAGACTTTAATACTGCCAGCTCTGTTATGTTCTTGCTTGGAGTAGGAGAGCTCCTTGAGGAGTGGACTGAGAAGAAGACCACAGCAGACCTTGCAGGCATACTTTCGTTAAATATAAGCAAGGTATGGCTTAAAAAGGATGGTACAGAGCTTCTTGTTGATTACAATACGGTAAAAGAAGATGATGAGGTAGTAGTGCACCTAAGCGGCGTTATTCCTTTTGACGGAGTAGTTGTAAGTGGTGAAGCTATGGTCAATCAGGCTTCGATGACGGGCGAGAGTGAGCCTGTAAAGAAGGAAGAGGAAAGCACTGTATTCGCAGGTACTGTTATCGAGGAGGGCGAGCTTACCTTTAGGGTAAAGAGAACAGGAGGTAACTCCAAGTTTGAGAAAATAGTAAGGATGATAGAAGAGACCGAAAAGCTAAAGTCCGGTGCAGAAAGCTCTGCTCTTAAGCTTGCAGATAGGCTTGTGCCTTATACTTTAGCCGGTACGGGACTTGTATATCTCTTAACCCGCAATGTAACCAAGGCACTTTCCGTGCTTATGGTGGACTTCTCCTGTGCGCTAAAGCTTGCCATGCCTGTATCAGTGCTGTCTGCCATAAGGGAGGCTTCTGAAAATGGTATTACAGTAAAGGGAGGCAAGTTCTTAGAGGCAGTTGCGGCTGCAGATACCATAGTTTTTGACAAAACAGGTACACTTACCAAGGCGGAGCCGGTGGTTACTTCTGTTATCTCCTTTGAAGACAGGGGAGAGGATGAGCTGCTTAGAATAGCAGCCTGTCTTGAGGAGCATTTCCCTCATTCCATGGCAAATGCAGTTGTAGAGGCTGCAAGGAAGAAGGGGCTTAAGCACAAGGAGATGCATTCTAAGGTTAACTATATAGTTGCCCACGGAATCAGCAGCAGTATAGGTGAGAAAAAGGTAGTCATAGGAAGCTATCATTTTGTATTTGAAGATGAGGGAGTTGTAGTTCCTGCAGGACTTGAAGAGAAATTTGACAATATTCCTGAGGACTCATCCCACCTTTATATGGCAATTGATGGACAGCTCTCGGCGGTTATATGTATCTCGGATCCTGTAAGAGAAGAAGCAAGGGAAGTACTTAAGAAGCTAAAGGAGCTTGGCATCAGGAAGGTTGTGATGATGACAGGTGATAATGAGCGTACAGCAAAGGCTGTTGCAGATAAAATCGGAGTAGACAGGTATTATGCCGAGGTTCTGCCTGAGGATAAGGCAAGATTTGTGGAGAAAGAAAAAGAAAAGGGAAGAAAGGTCATCATGGTAGGTGATGGCATCAATGATTCTCCTGCGCTCTCTGCGGCTGACTGCGGTATTGCTATCAGCGGTGGGGCAGAACTGGCCAGGGAAATAGCGGATATTACCATAGTTGCTGACAATCTAAACGAGCTCGTAAAGCTTAAAACTCTTTCCAACCTTCTTATGAAGAGGATAAACAGCAACTACAGGAAGATAGTAGGTATCAACGGAGGTCTTATAGGTCTTGGTGTACTTGGAGTAGTTAAACCTGCTACATCGGCTCTTGTGCACAATCTCTCAACTCTTGCCATAGGTCTTTCGTCTACCACCAATCTGATGGAGTAG
- a CDS encoding flavodoxin, whose product MSKISVVYWSQTGNTQTMAEAVAEGIKVAGAEAELLEVGAASVDALKGEKAFALGCPAMGAEVLEESEMEPFVAELEPHVSGKVIALFGSYDWGDGEWMRDWVDRMKAAGATVIGDEGVICNLEPDAEGLEKCKELGKKLAQA is encoded by the coding sequence ATGAGCAAGATTAGCGTAGTGTACTGGTCACAGACAGGAAATACCCAGACAATGGCAGAGGCTGTTGCAGAGGGCATCAAGGTAGCAGGAGCTGAGGCAGAGTTACTTGAGGTTGGAGCTGCTTCTGTAGACGCACTTAAGGGAGAAAAGGCATTTGCACTTGGATGTCCTGCAATGGGAGCTGAGGTACTTGAAGAGAGCGAGATGGAGCCTTTTGTAGCAGAGCTTGAGCCACACGTATCAGGCAAGGTTATTGCACTTTTTGGCTCTTATGACTGGGGCGATGGCGAATGGATGCGTGACTGGGTAGACAGGATGAAGGCAGCAGGTGCTACAGTTATTGGAGATGAAGGCGTTATCTGCAATCTTGAGCCTGACGCTGAAGGTCTTGAGAAATGCAAAGAGCTTGGAAAGAAGCTTGCACAGGCTTAA
- a CDS encoding response regulator, which translates to MAKKVLVVDDAAFMRMMLKDILSKNGYEVVGEGVNGNDGFEKYKELKPDIVTLDITMPECDGLQCLKKIKEFDAAANVVMCSAMGQQAMVIESIQSGAKDFIVKPFQQDRVLESLAKIK; encoded by the coding sequence ATGGCTAAGAAAGTGTTGGTAGTAGATGATGCGGCTTTCATGAGAATGATGCTTAAGGACATCCTATCTAAGAACGGATATGAGGTTGTAGGTGAGGGTGTTAACGGTAATGATGGATTTGAAAAGTATAAAGAGTTAAAGCCAGACATCGTTACTCTTGATATTACAATGCCTGAATGTGATGGATTACAGTGCTTGAAGAAGATTAAGGAGTTCGATGCCGCTGCTAATGTAGTCATGTGTTCAGCTATGGGACAGCAGGCTATGGTTATCGAATCTATCCAGAGTGGAGCAAAGGACTTCATCGTTAAACCTTTCCAGCAGGACAGAGTATTGGAGTCACTTGCAAAGATTAAATAA
- a CDS encoding DUF2325 domain-containing protein, translated as MSVVIVGGHDRMVCMYKKICKEHKCKAKIFTQMSANLSGQIGSPDLLILFTNTVSHKMVRTALAEAEKCKANIVRSHTSSSTALNEILDNMMPAMA; from the coding sequence ATGAGTGTGGTTATAGTCGGCGGTCACGACCGTATGGTTTGTATGTACAAGAAAATATGTAAGGAACATAAATGTAAAGCAAAAATATTTACACAGATGTCTGCTAACCTCAGTGGACAGATAGGTTCACCTGACTTGTTGATACTGTTTACAAACACTGTATCACACAAAATGGTGCGCACAGCCCTTGCCGAAGCTGAAAAATGCAAGGCCAATATTGTAAGAAGCCATACAAGCAGCAGCACTGCATTAAATGAGATTCTTGACAATATGATGCCTGCTATGGCATAA
- a CDS encoding metal-dependent transcriptional regulator, translating to MKIHESAEDYLETILMLTERIGNVRSVDVSNEMGFKKSSVSVAMKNLRTTGHITVDENGYIKLTPLGKEVADMIYERHKFFSSWLTSLGVDKETALEDACRIEHVISKESFAAIKKFLNEKED from the coding sequence ATGAAAATACATGAATCTGCTGAGGATTATTTGGAGACAATACTTATGCTTACCGAAAGAATTGGAAATGTGCGTTCTGTAGATGTTTCCAATGAAATGGGCTTTAAGAAATCAAGTGTAAGCGTGGCGATGAAGAATCTGAGAACCACAGGGCATATAACTGTCGATGAAAATGGCTACATCAAACTTACTCCGCTTGGAAAAGAGGTAGCTGATATGATATATGAAAGGCATAAGTTTTTTTCTTCCTGGCTTACAAGCCTTGGTGTCGATAAAGAGACAGCACTGGAAGATGCCTGTAGAATCGAGCATGTTATAAGCAAAGAAAGTTTTGCCGCAATTAAGAAGTTTTTGAACGAAAAAGAAGACTAG
- a CDS encoding NAD(P)/FAD-dependent oxidoreductase, with amino-acid sequence MSRYDIAIIGTGPGGLEAAITAKLRNKDIILFGTKELSPKITKAVEIRNYLGLPSISGDGLAKAYTDHLEAMDIKINEARISAVYAMGDYFALQASGEMYEAKTIIISTGVVAGRPFPGEDENLGSGVSYCATCDAALYKGKEAVVIGYSKSKEEDALFLAENADKVTYVALYKDVSELADNIEVITGNVPKEIIREGDKMTLVTNKDRFTADGIFILRDVLSAEKLVPGLLMEDGHIAVGRDMSTNIEGVFACGDVTGKPYQYIKAAGEGNVAALSAISYLTVKR; translated from the coding sequence ATGAGCAGATATGACATTGCGATAATAGGAACGGGTCCCGGAGGACTTGAAGCCGCTATTACGGCAAAACTTAGGAATAAAGACATTATACTCTTTGGAACTAAAGAGCTAAGTCCCAAGATAACAAAGGCAGTCGAGATAAGAAATTACCTGGGCTTGCCAAGTATTTCAGGTGATGGGCTTGCCAAGGCATATACTGACCACCTAGAGGCTATGGACATAAAGATAAATGAAGCAAGAATTAGTGCAGTATATGCGATGGGAGATTATTTTGCTCTTCAGGCATCAGGAGAGATGTATGAAGCAAAGACAATTATTATCTCCACAGGAGTTGTAGCCGGTAGGCCTTTCCCCGGCGAGGATGAGAACCTTGGAAGTGGAGTAAGCTACTGTGCTACCTGCGATGCTGCTCTGTACAAGGGGAAAGAAGCAGTAGTCATAGGTTACTCTAAAAGTAAAGAGGAAGATGCACTTTTCCTAGCTGAAAATGCTGACAAGGTGACTTATGTAGCACTATACAAGGATGTTTCAGAGCTTGCGGATAATATAGAGGTTATTACGGGCAATGTTCCAAAAGAAATAATAAGAGAAGGCGACAAGATGACCCTTGTAACCAACAAGGATAGGTTTACCGCAGATGGAATATTCATATTAAGAGATGTTCTATCAGCAGAAAAGCTGGTTCCGGGACTCCTTATGGAGGATGGTCATATTGCAGTAGGAAGGGATATGAGTACCAACATTGAAGGGGTTTTTGCCTGTGGTGACGTGACAGGCAAGCCTTATCAGTATATAAAGGCTGCGGGTGAAGGAAATGTAGCTGCGTTGTCTGCGATTTCCTACCTGACGGTAAAGAGATAA
- a CDS encoding alanyl-tRNA editing protein — protein sequence MSTFELYYSHPYKTDFEADIISIDACDTKENTYKVILNQTLFFPEAGGQSSDKGEIMLRDITTIVENVQIDKEGTITHYIHSSSPLDTKRLVNAEIKGRIDWEQRFSNMQQHSGEHIFSGIVHEKYGYDNVGFHLSDNSVTMDYNGYLTPDEAYEIEAIVNKVIADNVDVICSFPSDTELENIDYRCKGELSGDVRIVEIAGVDTCACCCPHVAKTGEIGLLKVISSIKYKGGTRLSILCGFRALKYFSSLQADMNELRTLLSSELSEVVNNVAAIKNERDELKIKLREANKAKLINEIDHLSDSAGALIFTDEVDAKSQREALNYLIERRDNYCGILVGDDKKGYSYLIGSNSLNSTLIGERLKESFGAKGGGKKEMIQGFVEAKACDIKALLDSFPFI from the coding sequence ATGTCAACTTTCGAGCTATATTACTCTCACCCATATAAAACTGACTTTGAGGCAGATATTATAAGCATAGATGCCTGTGATACTAAAGAAAACACTTATAAAGTAATACTTAATCAAACTCTCTTCTTTCCTGAGGCAGGAGGACAGTCCTCAGATAAAGGAGAGATTATGTTGAGAGATATTACTACTATTGTAGAAAATGTGCAGATAGACAAAGAGGGAACCATCACTCACTATATACATTCTTCTTCACCGCTTGATACCAAAAGACTTGTGAATGCTGAAATAAAAGGAAGGATTGACTGGGAACAACGTTTTTCAAATATGCAGCAGCATAGCGGAGAGCATATATTTTCAGGAATAGTCCACGAAAAATACGGCTATGACAACGTAGGCTTCCATCTCTCAGACAATAGCGTAACCATGGACTATAACGGCTATCTTACCCCTGATGAGGCATACGAAATCGAAGCCATCGTCAATAAAGTCATAGCAGATAATGTAGATGTAATCTGCTCTTTCCCTAGTGATACTGAGCTTGAAAATATTGATTATAGATGTAAGGGGGAGCTTTCAGGTGACGTAAGGATAGTGGAAATAGCCGGAGTAGATACCTGTGCCTGCTGTTGTCCTCATGTCGCTAAAACAGGTGAAATAGGCCTGCTTAAGGTAATCTCCTCCATAAAGTATAAGGGAGGAACCAGGCTGTCCATCCTCTGTGGCTTCAGGGCTCTTAAGTATTTTAGCTCCCTGCAGGCAGATATGAATGAGCTAAGAACCCTGCTTTCCTCAGAACTAAGTGAAGTGGTAAACAACGTAGCTGCCATAAAGAACGAAAGAGATGAGCTTAAGATAAAACTACGAGAAGCTAATAAAGCTAAACTGATAAATGAAATCGACCATCTATCCGATTCTGCCGGGGCTCTTATCTTTACCGATGAAGTAGATGCAAAGAGCCAGAGGGAGGCTCTTAACTACCTCATAGAGAGAAGGGATAATTACTGTGGTATATTGGTTGGAGACGACAAAAAAGGCTATTCCTACCTTATAGGCAGCAACAGCCTTAATTCTACTTTAATTGGAGAAAGACTTAAAGAAAGCTTTGGAGCCAAGGGCGGTGGCAAAAAAGAAATGATACAGGGCTTTGTAGAGGCAAAAGCCTGTGACATCAAAGCCCTGCTTGATAGCTTTCCGTTTATTTAG
- the thrH gene encoding bifunctional phosphoserine phosphatase/homoserine phosphotransferase ThrH, which produces MNSIVCLDMEGVLIPEIWIEFAHETGIKELRLTTKDEPDYDKLMKMRIRLLKEHNYGIKAIQKVIDKVEPYEGAKEFLDELRSFTQVIILSDTYREFGLPVMKKLGYPTLFCHELEIADNGEITDYKLRKNGTKLETVRALQSIGFDTIAAGDSYNDLGMIRASKAGFLFRSPEKIKNENKDVKTLETYEELLNEIKNAISEAK; this is translated from the coding sequence ATGAATAGTATAGTCTGTTTAGATATGGAAGGGGTGTTGATTCCTGAGATATGGATAGAATTTGCTCATGAAACAGGGATAAAAGAGCTTAGGCTTACCACTAAGGATGAGCCTGATTATGATAAGCTTATGAAAATGCGTATCAGACTCTTAAAGGAGCATAACTACGGCATCAAAGCAATCCAAAAGGTGATAGATAAGGTCGAGCCCTACGAGGGAGCAAAGGAGTTCTTAGACGAGCTTAGAAGCTTCACACAGGTGATAATACTAAGTGACACCTATAGGGAGTTTGGACTTCCTGTGATGAAAAAGTTAGGTTATCCGACTCTTTTTTGCCATGAACTTGAGATAGCTGACAACGGTGAGATAACAGACTACAAGCTTAGAAAGAACGGAACTAAGCTTGAGACTGTAAGAGCCTTACAGAGTATAGGCTTTGATACTATAGCTGCAGGAGACAGCTACAACGACCTGGGTATGATAAGAGCGAGTAAAGCAGGGTTTTTATTTAGAAGCCCTGAGAAGATTAAGAATGAAAACAAGGACGTAAAGACCCTAGAGACCTATGAGGAATTACTTAACGAGATTAAGAATGCTATAAGTGAAGCAAAGTAA
- a CDS encoding MarR family winged helix-turn-helix transcriptional regulator — protein MMQKEDKYKMLRLSSQLCFPLYACAKEIVKKYKPFLDELDLTYTQYITMMVMWENEKVNVKELGEILYLDSGTLTPVLKKLEQKKFIDRSRDKDDERVLNVTLTDLGRELKDKAIDVPKKMGACLRLTDEEMTTLHGMLDKMLKEF, from the coding sequence ATGATGCAAAAAGAAGACAAGTATAAAATGTTGAGGCTTTCAAGCCAGCTTTGTTTCCCTCTTTATGCTTGCGCTAAGGAGATAGTTAAAAAATATAAGCCTTTTCTTGATGAACTAGACCTCACATACACACAGTATATCACTATGATGGTAATGTGGGAAAATGAGAAAGTAAATGTAAAAGAACTCGGGGAGATTCTATACTTAGATTCGGGAACTCTTACACCTGTTCTTAAGAAGCTTGAACAAAAGAAGTTTATTGACAGAAGCAGGGATAAGGATGATGAGAGAGTGCTTAATGTAACTCTTACAGACCTTGGAAGAGAGCTTAAAGACAAAGCTATTGACGTGCCAAAGAAGATGGGCGCCTGTCTTAGGCTTACGGATGAAGAGATGACAACTCTTCACGGGATGCTTGATAAGATGCTGAAAGAGTTTTAA
- a CDS encoding esterase gives MCKGREEQVKDLNCNVSTVAKSNYNGIMAKKPVYFGGKMFEELKINGKEILRYCETNPKYILIQFIDGNDEGGLEEEIKLIKAFTDKPFAFVGIRTKRWNDELSPWKAEPVFGRQGFGGEANKNLDYLRDNVGGIKKTCSLDVGQPVILGGYSLAGLFALWAGYESSIFSGIAAASPSVWFKGWREYIRGKGMKSSAVYLSLGLKESRTSNKRLSEVENCIKMQYNEFSEKNHIKHILEWNEGNHFVEVPLRMARGFSWVLNNI, from the coding sequence TTGTGCAAAGGCCGTGAAGAGCAGGTAAAGGATTTGAACTGTAATGTATCTACAGTTGCTAAAAGCAATTATAATGGTATAATGGCTAAAAAGCCAGTATATTTTGGAGGGAAAATGTTTGAAGAATTAAAAATAAATGGTAAAGAGATATTAAGATATTGTGAAACCAATCCGAAATATATCTTGATACAATTCATTGATGGAAATGATGAGGGGGGACTTGAAGAGGAGATAAAACTCATTAAGGCCTTTACCGATAAACCCTTTGCTTTCGTGGGAATTAGGACAAAACGATGGAATGATGAACTATCCCCCTGGAAGGCAGAGCCTGTGTTTGGCAGGCAGGGTTTTGGTGGAGAAGCGAATAAGAACCTGGATTATCTTAGGGATAATGTAGGCGGTATCAAGAAAACTTGCAGTCTTGATGTAGGCCAACCTGTTATTCTTGGCGGTTATTCACTTGCAGGGCTGTTTGCGCTATGGGCAGGCTATGAAAGCTCCATATTTAGCGGGATAGCGGCAGCTTCTCCTTCGGTGTGGTTTAAGGGCTGGAGAGAATACATCCGTGGGAAAGGGATGAAGTCTTCGGCAGTTTATCTAAGCCTTGGTCTTAAAGAATCAAGAACTTCAAATAAAAGGCTGTCTGAGGTTGAAAATTGTATCAAAATGCAGTATAATGAGTTTTCAGAGAAAAACCACATAAAGCATATTTTGGAATGGAATGAAGGAAATCACTTTGTGGAGGTTCCGCTTCGTATGGCTCGTGGTTTTAGCTGGGTTTTGAATAATATTTAA
- a CDS encoding N-acetyltransferase, with translation MIIKAKEKDLAKLDMIYEAARQYMRESGNPDQWGMDYPGEDILLNDIANGVLYTDESFNFAFVLMGKEEAYKGIYEGSWLNDKPYLTLHRVAGNGKVKGVFSKVFEYSLMKMKEAGLSNIRIDTHEKNLTMQKALTRQGFVRCGLVRLREGERIAYQYVAK, from the coding sequence ATGATAATAAAAGCAAAAGAAAAAGACCTGGCAAAGCTTGATATGATTTATGAAGCCGCAAGGCAGTATATGAGAGAGAGTGGCAATCCTGACCAGTGGGGTATGGACTATCCCGGTGAAGATATTTTGCTAAACGACATAGCAAACGGTGTGCTCTACACAGATGAAAGCTTTAACTTTGCCTTCGTGCTTATGGGTAAAGAAGAAGCCTATAAGGGGATATATGAGGGTAGTTGGTTAAATGACAAACCATACCTCACCCTGCACAGGGTTGCAGGCAACGGAAAGGTTAAGGGAGTATTCTCTAAGGTATTTGAATACAGCCTTATGAAGATGAAGGAAGCGGGACTTTCAAATATCAGGATAGATACCCACGAAAAAAACCTTACCATGCAGAAGGCTCTTACCAGGCAAGGTTTTGTAAGATGTGGACTTGTTAGGCTTAGAGAGGGCGAGAGGATAGCCTATCAGTATGTGGCTAAATAA